CAATGCAAGTTTTTGACGCGTAAGATACAGTGGCCGAGGTTGAAAAGTTTCACATGGCTTGGCGAGAGCCTTGCTGCGCATGTCCGAGCAGCGGTGACGTCACACGGCACACAGATGGCGCCGGAGAAGGCCTAAAAGCTTCTGGAGTGACGTGTCACTATAGTGAGCAGGCACTTGACTCGCGTGAGCTTGGAtcactagtctgtctgtctgtctgtctgtctgtctgtctgtctgtctgtctgtctgtctgtatgtccgtccgtccgtccgtccgtccgtccgtctgtctgtctgtctgtctgtctatctgtctgtctgtctgtctgtctgtctgtctgtctgtctgtctgtctgtcgggctgtctgtctgcttgtgtgtccgtccgtccgtagcaCACGCTGCATATAGCGAGGCATAGTCGAGCTTAGCAATGGTTAATGGTTCTACAAGCATTAGTGAAATACACCCTTTTCCCAAGACATCACTTCATTCACACTcaatgagtgacgtcacttaGTTCCCCAGGTAAACTAGTTAGAGGGAAATTTGGTATTTTACTAATTGAAAGCGTAAACACCAGTGAAACAGCACATTGGAAAGCAACGACGtttccacaaaaagaaaaagatcGAGAGAAACGACGGTCAAACGACAACAACGTTACACGAAGCGCTGCCCGCGACACACACTGGCGCCGCACGCGCGGTGTCTGACGTCGCCACCGCCCCGCCGAGCACGAAAGGGGGGCGCAATATATATATGCACGGCTTTGCGTAACGCACGTGCCCATATCCGCGAGCGCAGACACGGACAGAGAGGGATGTCgccaaaagggaaaaaaaaagattaataaCAGAATATTATGAGTCACAAGCCAGCAATGAGGAGGCCTCGGCTTCTCTCAGCCTCCAatttttattcctcctcctctcctgaCGCATCTGTGCTGGAGCGAGTTCCTCgcctttttttccccctttacTGCATCCTCTTCCCTACATCGTGGCTTCCGGCGTCCACGTAGGGAAGAGAAGGGAAGTAAAGGGAGGAGGGCAAGCGACGGGGCATCGCGACGACGCCAGCCGCACATACGCGTGAGCGATGGTCGCGGCCTCAACCGCAGATAGGAAGGAAGCGGAGCCTGGTCGCGGTTTAAAGCCCCAACGGTGGTCGGTCGCGCGACCCCCGAGGTTCGACCCTTGCGGTCTTAACACTACACCACCCCTCGTGCATCGCCTCCGTTATAGTCGCCCGCAACGAGCCGTGggtctagtgaaaaaaaaaaaaagagcgaccTACAAAGCCAGCTCACGACCTCCCTAACGAAGGAGAAAAGAACGAACAGATAAATTGGGAAGGGTGGAGAAATGGGGGGAGAGGGGGCGCAAAATACCCGGAGAATATCACTCGGTGGCTTCCCGGCGCTGTGGCTGTGCGTCGTacagcgcggggggggggggggggttccataTGATGAGGGGGTGGCAGAAGCGGACGCCCCTGAGACTGGGAGGGCGAAGGGGATGCATGAAAGGAAGTGCGCGCTGGCGCGCGTCTAGAGAGCTCGGGGGTCGCGGGGCCTGTGGTCGGCTGAGGAGCGcatattaaaaagcaaatattcagGAGCCACGTAGAAAATGCCCGAGGGAGAACGCGTGCGGGTGACTGAATGAATCAAAATATGGCCGCCAACGATCGGGATAAAAGGAAGAGAAGAGAGAGCGATGTCGCTGAGCCAGGGGTGGTGCGACTCGCTGACAAAGCGACTCGGAATGTTGAGGTCATTGGgggtgatcccccccccccccccctcagaaaGAAACAGCCCGCAAGTTCCGTGCGCATCGGCAACACGCATGCACCGCTCGCGATTGCGAACTTGGTGAGCTTAATGTCGCACGGTGGATGGCGTCATGTTCTTtgacattacattttttttcttcgttttttttacgACGTATGCGTAGATTATACACGCTCGCGCCACGCAACTCAACAAAACACGATGTTGTTTTCTTTACCCCTAcgcccacccccaccccccttttttttcttttaagaggGAGTGGAAATACGAGCCATTTTGTTGACAGATGCGCCAGGCTGAATGGAACTCTTTGGTGGCCATCAGGGGCCCTCGTGTTGTGGACTAATGGTGCGCCTTTTTCACGCTACATTTGTATCAAACTGTTCAATAATGACCCTCTGAGCTGTCGTACAGAATGAGCAAGAAGCAGTTATGTGCCTGCATCCTTTGATTTTCCTCCGGTTTGGTTCTGTTTGCAGGGAGAACTGTTTCTTCTCGGCTCCGCATAAGTATAGAACCAATTGAAGTCGAGAAAGGCAGAAAGCTGGATGAACTCTAACGCGCTATAGTTAAGCCAGAGTGATTCGACCCGCTTGGTTATGTTATTGTAATTTCTGATGCCTTCGACTGCCACGTTACAGGCCTGCAGCGCACGTTCTTTGAACAAGGTTCGAGAGCAAAGAGTGTGTAATCCGGACGGAGTGAGCTCGAAGTTGCATCCTGCGGATGGCGATTGGTTGCAATGCCCTTTCGGGGATTGACTTTAGTGGTTCGGATTCGGGAGTTGTTCCAAACGAGTTGTTATGCTCCTACCCCATACAGGAGCATCAGGAACGTGGATGCGGCCCTGTGTTAGCGGAGCGTCTCACTTAGTCATGTATAGCTGATCACAATAAAGCCACTGTTCTTATGCCATGGTTGCTTTGTGGTGAAAGCGAAGTTCCAGAATATGGGGACTTACATACCTACATATGTGTACGTAGTGTTGGTGTCAAAGGTCTATAAAGACCAGGAGCCAAAAGACAAAGTGGAATATCCCTGCTGTTTCAGCAGGCAGCCAAGAATTCAATCTGCATGCGGCCTGTTATAAAATGCGACTGTGTAGTTCGACCAACTGCAGTACCAAACTGTTGGAAAAATTCAAGTTTTCCTAAGTCATAGGGATCTATAAACTTTTGACGCCGACTGTGCATGTCAAACTGAGCTCCAAGCTGACGTGTTTCTGGCGACCACTAGAAATCCACAAGCTGCCCGCTTAGGTATACATTTGCGTACGATGGAAGCAAAGAGAGAGTGGGTGACCGCTCCTCTAAAATACTCGAAAGAGGTGGGGAGGGGGCAGTAGCCTGCCCCTTGCGTTTGTCAAGTCATGCATCTCTTTTCCTTAACAATAATGACGGGGCAATGCCCCTGATTACATATTTCAATAACTGTTTACTTCACGTATTTATATAGCTCAGGGGAGCCAGGGACTTAACACAAGGTCACTAATATAATAATGTTGATTATAGGAAGGAGGGGTTGCTGAAGGAATACTTGCCCCTCGTATTCAGAGATATTGCTACAATAAGATCGAGGCACGATTTTGGCTGCCCAATGCAGGCAGCGTGGCTCAGCATATATGAAAGTGTAATATAGCAGAAAGGTTGACTGTTGGCAATTCATGTGGTGCCAACTGAGTATCCGTTTGGCATGGGTGGCTATACGTTGGCATTTAGCACACTCTTCGGCTTTCGTTGGCAGTTAGCCCAGTAACTGTAAAGGTCGCCTTGAGGTATTCTTCCGTGAGGGAGCTCTAACAATTATGAcgcccagagagagagagataaagatgcaaggaaaggcagggaggttaaccagacgcacatcaaTTTGTGAGGTTGAATTACGCCTGATTACGCCGTAATTATTCATACGTTTGCGCGTAAAAGCCATGTGAGCGCATCACGTATACCGTGCATCAAAAAGTGGTTGATTGGCATCTGTCGTCTACTAAAGTTCCTCGCAGGGAACACTTGGGAAACGTCCCATGCCGCACCTGCATACTTTTTCTTGGTTTCCTGTGTTTCAGCTTACCTGCGTTGACCaccgcaagcaaaacaagcctgcGAACGTTACAAAGTTATCACAGCCAGGCACTCCGGATTCGCCTCGGTTCGCCTCTATATAGTAAGTCGACGGCGGCTGTATACTATGGCGATTGCTGGTGACCAGCTTGTCGCGACACATATTGGCGTTGAACTATTCAAGACACATATAAGGCATCCTGCTCGTACTTTTCGCCACCCACTTATGTCCTAATTACCAGACAACGCTCGTCTCGTTTGCCAAATGGCAACCACATATCGCGAATTTTCACCAACATGCTTCACGACCGCCATGAAACCTTCTCTCGTTGGGGCCtacacagtaaatttttttacacccttaagggtgtaaactgacttgtcgccagaggaacaccctatgggtgttttcagatacaccctactgaAAGGGTGTTATGTGAACACCTTAGACGAAGGGTGTCGAGCAAAATGAAAATTGGGGTGTTAGGGTGTTTTGAACTGGAACACCCTTTTTCAAGGGTGTTGGAAAAGTGTGCACCCTCTGCTATATCGATAGGCGTGCGCTGCAGTGTTCCGCTTCAGGGCAGGGTGAAGTCAACATATATGTGCACGAATATCCATGGCTATATATCGACTTCCACAGAGCACTAACGGGTATGCACGGCACATGTATGCACGGCACATGCTAATATATATAGTACTCAAAGCAGTGTGCCTGTCTATTACAGGATGCAGAGAATAcacatatttcagcaacttaatttgcagttaAACCTGGCATGGCTAAATCAAGGTTCAGTCTTACCAAGttaaaaatattgtgcatatATAAAAACAACAGTGCTATGTAGATGCGCATCGCTCTCACTTTTAAAGAAATCTGTTTTTGATGCATTCTAGAAATAAATATGGATTTGTGCAGACTAAATATCAAGAACAAGTACCACAAGGCAGTTTTTCTCTAAATTATTTACATTTATTACAAAATTTTACACATGCTTCTTGCAATGTGCATTATATCATAATGGCCCACATAATCTAATCTGACCATAACCAAGGCAGTGTAATGTTATTTAGATTAGCAAACAAGCAGCAAAAACTATTGCACAATAGTTCTGTCTTGCAGGAATGTAATATGGTAATAACTAAAAAGTTCAATGACCATGGGTTATTTGACAGCATGTGTGCCCGGCTATGCAAAAGGAGAAACATGCACGACTTGTGAAGCGAATGCAAAATAAATTAATGCGGCACTAAAAACGGCAATAATAATCAATAAATTTTCAATCACTAATACAAtcaaacataaaaaatatgcagtaaggCAAATGTGCAAGAACATTACCATATGGCATTATCATATGACTATGTGGATTTTACGACAATGTTTAAGAACTTCGCAACAACAGATCTTGGTGTTGTCTTTTCGAGCTCAAGAAAAAATCTTTCGAGGACGACAAGGGTGTTGAACGCTTTACAAGCATATTGAACATTGAACAACCAGTTTGCACACATAATTGCGACAAGTCCTTCCTCTGCATTAGTCACTTGAAAACACTTTGTCTGGTCTACCATCAGCCAGAAAAACTCTGCATCTTCAAGGACGGCCCCATTATAAGATACACATGGCGTTGCTGGCATGTCGTCCTGTATAGGCAAAGTGAAAATGCATAAGACTTCACTGAGTGGCTTACTTCAAATTCTGTACAGTTTAAAAAACAGGTTTAGAGCACTTTAAAAGACACAACTTGTGTTTTAGCATTACAGATGTGATATCTATCATTAACAACAATTTCAATGTGTGCAGCATAACTATGGTTTAACTGGGAGATTAAAACAATATAATGCATCTGGCAAAATGAACTCCGCTGCACGCCATTGGCAGTGTTGTTCAATGGTACTTCGCTAGCTGTTGGTGAGTAGTGAGTAATAACATAGCAAGGGCAACTTAATAAGCTGTATTTCGTAAAGTTGCAGTGTTACGATAATTGAGAGCTCCATCTTTTATTACTTTGGTCAGTAAATGTACTAGATATTGCTTATAGCATGGAGATATTTAAATACACGCCAGTCTTTCACAACACATTCTAGAAACTGTAAACCTATTGCTATAGCTCACACTGCCATCATTTATTATATTACTGTAAGCCCTCGCGGGCAGTTTCAGGGGTGGGAATGCACAATATACAATATTGAGATACAATGCATAGCATAGAGGGCAGCGGCAAGTTGGTATTCATACATTGCAATGACGAGGTGGTAGGTATTTTACAATAATAACGGCAGAGCTGGTTTAAGCTTTTCATTGCACCTGGTAGTGCAAGCAAAAATCGGCATTTCCATGAACTGGTACACGCTCTCTCGTACTATTTATGCACTGTGCACAAGAAAACTGCAATGAAACTTTTCCCCTGTCTAAGAATAAACCTCTGGCGCAGACACTTTGCCATTTCTTTTTGCAGAGAAGTGAAAAGTTTTTTTAGCCTTTTTATATTTTCAGAACGGAAAATATCAGGACCACCCATCTTAGACAAATGATAAGCTGTCTACTTGGGTATTTTAAGATGTTTGCAGACTTTTTACGACCAGATTCTGCTTTGGCGCACCATTCCATTTAAGTTTCACCATTTCCGCTCCACGGGTCATTTCGGTATTATGCTGTGCTTCGTGCCGGCCAGGTGCGATTACTTATGATTTCCCACTAGAACTTTGATATATACGGCACTAAAGCCCAAAATTAAAATGCTAATTGAACAGTTTTAAATTTGTCACGTGGTCGTCATTTTAGCTGCAGAAAGTTATTTTCGCTTCGCCATCTAGTTTGTGCGAAAACGACAGGAACCAGCGTATCATAgactttttattttaaaaaaactgCAATGGTTAAAAAAAGGCACCCTCCTAAAATTGCGTGAGTGCACGCAAGTTTGTgtcgcacgcaaaaaaaaaaaacataaccagGGCCTTGCATGCCAGCGTGCGAAAAGCGCAGATAATAAAACAATTtcttcaatacaatttttttaatttaaataaTACTTCAAataaaatacttcaaaatttattAATTCATTCCCTGCTATTCCACAACACCGATTTCACCCGCACCTTCCGCGAAGAAGCACTGCGCTTGACTCAAGTCCCCCTGCTTTGCTGCTCACAATCACACTTCCTCTTTCACCCACAGCATACGTGTCCCTAGCCGTAAGTAATATTCCAACAAAATGTACTCAAATCAACATAAGCCGGTAAAACTTAAAAAGCAGCTAGATCGTAACATCCGCAAAGGATTTGTACCATATTCGATAACTAATCTAGAGAAGAGCATCAGGCGTTAGGACTTAACATCGGACTTCTAGAATGACATCAGCTGATAACAAACTCAGACATTTCGTGCCGTTTTGCTCTCGCTGCCAAAAATCACTCGCGCCAACAGTTGCAACTGATCATCAAAACTAAATAACTGATAATTTAAATATTTATAAAAGAGCATTTAATCTTAATAATATTAAACAATAAGAACGTAAAACTCAGAAAATTTACCTGTGACGATGAACATGACGGCGCTTCATTCCCGCTACTTTCTTGCTGTGCCATAAGAACGATTTTCGACATATCGGGTATGCTGTCTTCAGTAGCGAGGTCGACAAGTTCATTGAACAGAGGATCCATTACCTGCAAACCAACCCCGTATATTGTCAATGAACTGAAAAAGATGTATGAGGGTTTGTTCGCTACTGTATGTTCCTAGATCGCGAAGACACGGCTCAGCTGCCAGCACGCATGGCCTGTTGGAGACACGGCCTCCGGAATGccttgcgcacacacacacacacacacacacacacacacacacacacacacacacacacacacacacacacacgcgcgcgcgcgcgcacacaaacacgcacgcaggtACGCATAGGCATCTTTACTCGAAATAAATTTTCGACTAATCCCCTCACTATGCAATTCTCCTCACGTACACTTGAGACAACTCCACAACTCGCATCATACACGCTATATATGTTAATTCAACAATACAAAACACTCGAGAGCGCTCCAACTTACAATACACTCTAGATCGACGATAACACAGGTTTGTGTAcgataagaacaaaagtgacattcTTGAAAATATTAAAGCAAGCGCCTCACTACGTTCTCATGCTTTATTTGTGCATTCTATGAAAAGTGGTGTGCGCTGCCAACCGTTCAAAATCAACGAACTTTGTTGAAGCGAGTGTAGTTCAGCCGCATGCTCAGCGAACTAAGTTCAAAAGTGCACGGCGAACTCGTTCGGCCACATCGCAGCCGATGTTATCTCGAGTatcaacacgtttttttttttgttgtggtgtgTGGGAGGGGTGAGTTAAATTACATCAAGGAGAGGTTAATGCGGTCAGAACGTGAACACAAGGCTTGCGACCATTGACAAGCCTTCAGTGAGGCCTAGCTACGATGTCGATACGCGAAACATGTAGTTGCCTTTCGACATACTGTCAATTCGGGCACGCGTACACATGTATGAGGCAGACAATAAAAACGCTTGAGTTGTAAAATAATACAAAAACTTGCACGCTTAGTTTTCCTCTTAGCAACACTGTTTCGGCAAACCGGACCCCACTAACAATAGTACAGAAGCGCACATCCCCAGCCTTTAAATACGAAACTACGCAAactcgcagcaaaaaaaaataaaaataaaaacgggCCTCAGCTTTCAACGACGATTAAAAGCACTTATCGCTCTCAACAAATACACAGTTGAACAAATAAGCAGTCACTTACCTGAAAGTTGCTGCAAGACAGTTGAACTTGCGACCCAAGGACAGGACATGTGGCAATCGCATGTTTGAGGGCGACCACGGAACCTTCTTCCAAGTGGTACGTCCGCTTTATCTGAATGTGCGGTACAGTCAGCAGACAACGGATCGGCGGCATCTCGGATGACGCAGCGCACAAAATTGACGTTCCAAAGTCCTCAGCGCGAGTGAAGAAAATGCACGCCAAATACTATT
Above is a window of Rhipicephalus microplus isolate Deutch F79 chromosome 1, USDA_Rmic, whole genome shotgun sequence DNA encoding:
- the LOC142811617 gene encoding uncharacterized protein LOC142811617, producing the protein MPPIRCLLTVPHIQIKRTYHLEEGSVVALKHAIATCPVLGSQVQLSCSNFQVMDPLFNELVDLATEDSIPDMSKIVLMAQQESSGNEAPSCSSSQDDMPATPCVSYNGAVLEDAEFFWLMVDQTKCFQVTNAEEGLVAIMCANWLFNVQYACKAFNTLVVLERFFLELEKTTPRSVVAKFLNIVVKST